A single window of Streptomyces cathayae DNA harbors:
- a CDS encoding sodium:solute symporter, whose product MAVDYLVIVFYMAAMLAMGWWGMRRAKSKSEFLVAGRRLGPTMYSGTMAAIVLGGASTIGGVGLGYKHGLSGAWMVFAIGLGLLALSIFFSARIARLKVYTVSEMLDLRYGGRAGIISGVVMWAYTLMLAVTSTIAYATIFDVLFDMNRTLAIILGGSVVVAYSTLGGMWSITLTDMVQFVVKTIGVLLLLLPIAVVKAGGFSEMKAQLPTGYFDPLGIGGETIFTYVLIYTFGMLIGQDIWQRVFTARSDSTAKWGGTVAGTYCLAYALAGAVIGTAAKVLYPDLGSADDAFATIVKNELPMGVRGLVLAAALAAVMSTSSGALIACATVANNDIWARLRGLTTAPGTDRDEVRGNRVFILLMGLAVIGTAIALNNVVEALTVAYNLLVGGLLVPILGGLLWKRGTAQGALAAVTVGGLAVIGLMATYGILANEPILYGLLSSLAVYVVVSLATRPTDEAVLAAWRERLAGRSPEPVSEEVPVSQ is encoded by the coding sequence ATGGCCGTCGACTACCTGGTCATCGTCTTCTACATGGCCGCCATGCTGGCCATGGGCTGGTGGGGCATGCGCCGTGCCAAGTCCAAGAGCGAGTTCCTGGTGGCGGGCCGCCGCCTGGGCCCCACCATGTACTCGGGCACCATGGCCGCCATCGTCCTCGGCGGCGCCTCCACCATCGGAGGCGTGGGCCTCGGCTACAAGCACGGCCTCTCCGGCGCCTGGATGGTCTTCGCCATCGGCCTCGGCCTGCTGGCCCTTTCCATCTTCTTCTCCGCCCGCATCGCCCGCCTGAAGGTCTACACCGTCTCCGAGATGCTCGACCTGCGCTACGGCGGCCGGGCCGGCATCATCTCCGGCGTCGTCATGTGGGCGTACACCCTGATGCTCGCGGTCACCTCGACCATCGCCTACGCCACGATCTTCGACGTCCTGTTCGACATGAACCGCACCCTCGCGATCATCCTCGGCGGTTCCGTCGTGGTCGCCTACTCGACGCTCGGCGGCATGTGGTCGATCACCCTGACCGACATGGTGCAGTTCGTCGTCAAGACGATCGGCGTGCTGCTCCTGCTGCTGCCGATCGCGGTGGTCAAGGCCGGCGGCTTCAGCGAGATGAAGGCGCAGCTGCCCACCGGGTACTTCGACCCGCTGGGCATCGGCGGCGAGACCATCTTCACCTACGTGCTGATCTACACGTTCGGCATGCTGATCGGCCAGGACATCTGGCAGCGCGTGTTCACCGCCCGCAGCGACAGCACCGCCAAGTGGGGTGGCACCGTGGCCGGCACCTACTGCCTCGCCTACGCCCTCGCCGGCGCCGTCATCGGCACCGCGGCCAAGGTGCTCTACCCCGACCTCGGCAGCGCCGACGACGCCTTCGCCACCATCGTCAAGAACGAACTCCCGATGGGAGTACGCGGACTGGTGCTGGCCGCCGCGCTCGCCGCCGTGATGTCGACCTCCTCCGGCGCGCTGATCGCCTGCGCCACCGTCGCCAACAACGACATCTGGGCGCGACTGCGCGGGCTCACCACGGCCCCGGGCACCGACCGCGACGAGGTCAGGGGCAACCGCGTCTTCATCCTCCTCATGGGCCTCGCCGTGATCGGCACGGCGATCGCGCTGAACAACGTCGTCGAGGCGCTCACCGTGGCGTACAACCTGCTCGTCGGCGGCCTCCTGGTGCCCATCCTCGGCGGACTGCTGTGGAAGCGCGGCACCGCGCAGGGCGCCCTCGCCGCCGTCACCGTCGGCGGCCTGGCGGTCATCGGCCTGATGGCCACCTACGGCATCCTGGCCAACGAGCCCATCCTCTACGGCCTGTTGTCCTCCCTCGCGGTCTACGTCGTCGTCTCCCTGGCGACCAGGCCCACCGACGAGGCCGTCCTCGCCGCCTGGCGGGAACGCCTGGCCGGCCGCAGCCCCGAACCCGTGTCCGAAGAGGTCCCCGTCTCCCAGTAG
- the speB gene encoding agmatinase — MSSNETPRGPVDSSRIPRYAGPATFARLPRLDEVGRTDVAVVGVPFDSGVSYRPGARFGGNAIREASRLLRPYNPAQDASPFALAQVADAGDIAVNPFHIDEAVETIEGAADSLLGTGARLMTLGGDHTIALPLLRSVAKKHGPVALLHFDAHLDTWDTYFGAEYTHGTPFRRAVEEGILDTSALSHVGIRGPLYGKQDLTDDEKMGFGIVTSADVYRRGADEVADQLRQRIGDRPLYISIDIDCLDPAHAPGTGTPEAGGLTSRELLEILRGLASCNLVSADLVEVAPAYDHAEITSIAASHTAYELTTIMSRQIAAARAGNTDDTDNADKEGTAK, encoded by the coding sequence ATGAGCAGCAACGAGACGCCCCGCGGGCCCGTCGACTCCTCCCGCATCCCCCGGTACGCGGGCCCCGCGACCTTCGCCCGGCTGCCCCGCCTGGACGAGGTCGGCCGCACCGACGTCGCCGTGGTGGGCGTGCCGTTCGACTCGGGCGTCTCCTACCGGCCGGGCGCCCGCTTCGGCGGCAACGCCATCCGCGAGGCGTCCCGGCTGCTGCGCCCCTACAACCCGGCCCAGGACGCCTCCCCCTTCGCGCTCGCCCAGGTCGCGGACGCCGGAGACATCGCCGTCAACCCGTTCCACATCGACGAGGCCGTGGAGACGATCGAGGGCGCCGCCGACAGCCTCCTCGGCACCGGCGCCCGCCTGATGACCCTGGGCGGCGACCACACCATCGCCCTGCCGCTGCTCCGCTCGGTCGCCAAGAAGCACGGCCCGGTCGCCCTGCTCCACTTCGACGCCCACCTGGACACCTGGGACACCTACTTCGGCGCCGAGTACACCCACGGCACCCCCTTCCGCCGGGCCGTGGAGGAGGGCATCCTCGACACCTCCGCCCTCTCCCACGTCGGCATCCGCGGCCCGCTCTACGGCAAGCAGGACCTCACCGACGACGAGAAGATGGGCTTCGGCATCGTCACCTCCGCGGACGTCTACCGCCGGGGCGCCGACGAGGTCGCCGACCAGCTGCGCCAGCGCATCGGCGACCGCCCCCTGTACATCTCCATCGACATCGACTGCCTGGACCCGGCCCACGCCCCCGGCACCGGCACCCCCGAGGCCGGCGGACTGACCTCCCGCGAACTCCTGGAGATCCTGCGCGGACTGGCCTCCTGCAACCTGGTCTCGGCGGACCTCGTCGAGGTGGCCCCCGCCTACGACCACGCCGAGATCACCTCGATCGCCGCCTCCCACACGGCGTACGAGCTGACCACGATCATGTCCCGCCAGATCGCCGCGGCGCGCGCCGGCAACACCGACGACACCGACAACGCCGACAAGGAGGGCACGGCCAAGTGA
- a CDS encoding thiamine pyrophosphate-binding protein — MTHDHDLVLRPTPAQTEAALNPPPGRNGGDLVVETLAGLGATTVFGLPGQHALGMFDALRRSDLRYVGLRVENNAGFAADAYGRITGEAAPLLLSTGPGALTSLPALQEAAAASAPVLAISSQIPTAGLGGGRHGYLHELPDQSASFRGVVKSVHTVRTASQIPSAITEAWKSALTVPHGPVWVEIPQDVLLAETTLPQVTAMDATPDELPPRPELTAVAAHLLSTATRPAIIAGGGVVRADASGKLRQLAELIQAPVVTTPGGKGAFPWTHPLSLQSWLEDRHTTDFLEDADVLLVVGSGLGELSSNYHTFTPRGRIVQIEADLGKLESNHPALGIHADARLALQALLETAEPREDTTAPERVRTLLSKVTDRIASQQLTLEQQVLTSVRRALPATSPSFWDMTILAYWAWSAFDAQGPNQLHSAQGAGGLGYGFPAALGAAVADPTRPVLAVSGDGGALYSIAELATARQYDLDVTWLIVDDGGYGILREYMTDTFGEPTATELTRPDYVALAESFAVPAVRTTPDTLEHDLAQALSTPGPSVVVLPALLRMFAPTHLG; from the coding sequence GTGACCCACGACCACGACCTGGTGCTGCGCCCGACGCCGGCCCAGACGGAGGCCGCGCTCAACCCTCCCCCCGGCCGCAACGGCGGCGACCTGGTCGTGGAGACCCTGGCCGGGCTCGGCGCGACCACCGTCTTCGGCCTGCCCGGCCAGCACGCCCTCGGCATGTTCGACGCCCTGCGCCGCTCCGACCTGAGGTATGTCGGCCTGCGGGTGGAGAACAACGCCGGTTTCGCGGCGGACGCGTACGGCCGGATCACCGGCGAGGCGGCGCCCCTGCTGCTCTCGACCGGCCCGGGCGCGCTGACCTCGCTGCCCGCGCTCCAGGAGGCGGCGGCCGCCTCCGCCCCCGTCCTGGCGATCAGCAGCCAGATCCCGACGGCCGGGCTGGGCGGCGGCCGCCACGGCTACCTGCACGAACTGCCCGACCAGTCGGCCTCGTTCCGGGGTGTGGTCAAGTCCGTCCACACGGTGCGGACCGCTTCCCAGATCCCGTCGGCGATCACCGAGGCCTGGAAGTCGGCCCTGACGGTGCCGCACGGCCCGGTGTGGGTCGAGATCCCGCAGGACGTCCTGCTCGCGGAGACCACTCTGCCGCAGGTGACGGCCATGGACGCCACCCCCGACGAACTGCCCCCGCGCCCCGAACTGACCGCGGTGGCCGCCCACCTGCTGTCCACCGCCACCCGCCCGGCGATCATCGCGGGCGGGGGAGTGGTCCGCGCGGACGCCTCCGGCAAGCTGCGGCAGCTCGCCGAGCTGATCCAGGCACCCGTGGTCACCACCCCCGGCGGCAAGGGCGCCTTCCCCTGGACCCACCCGCTGTCGCTCCAGTCCTGGCTGGAGGACCGCCACACGACGGACTTCCTGGAGGACGCCGACGTCCTGCTGGTGGTGGGCTCCGGACTGGGCGAACTCTCCTCCAACTACCACACGTTCACACCGCGCGGCCGGATCGTCCAGATCGAGGCCGACCTCGGCAAGCTGGAGTCCAACCACCCGGCGCTCGGCATCCACGCGGACGCCCGCCTCGCCCTCCAGGCCCTGCTGGAGACGGCGGAACCGCGCGAGGACACGACAGCGCCGGAACGCGTCCGCACCCTGCTGTCGAAGGTCACCGACCGCATCGCGTCCCAGCAACTCACCCTGGAACAGCAGGTGCTGACGTCCGTCCGCCGCGCCCTGCCCGCCACCTCGCCCTCCTTCTGGGACATGACGATCCTGGCCTACTGGGCCTGGTCCGCCTTCGACGCCCAGGGCCCCAACCAGCTGCACTCCGCCCAGGGCGCCGGTGGCCTCGGCTACGGCTTCCCGGCCGCCCTCGGCGCCGCGGTCGCCGACCCCACCCGCCCGGTCCTGGCGGTCTCCGGGGACGGCGGCGCCCTGTACTCCATCGCCGAACTGGCGACCGCCCGCCAGTACGACCTCGACGTCACCTGGCTGATCGTCGACGACGGCGGCTACGGCATCCTGCGCGAGTACATGACCGACACCTTCGGCGAGCCCACGGCCACCGAGCTGACCCGCCCGGACTACGTCGCCCTCGCCGAGTCCTTCGCCGTCCCGGCCGTACGCACCACCCCCGACACCCTGGAACACGACCTGGCACAGGCCCTGTCGACCCCCGGCCCCTCGGTGGTCGTCCTCCCGGCCCTCCTGCGCATGTTCGCCCCGACGCACCTGGGCTGA
- a CDS encoding peptidase inhibitor family I36 protein, whose translation MKIRSWSLAAALALTAVLLPAHGASAAPAAPPSCPDGSVCFWSKEGFRGDYWEWTARSGYRDMPPRLHDHVGSVVASTRACFVNWQPVEKRDVFNGDWRSRYLGDFGGRIDGVGPGGC comes from the coding sequence GTGAAGATTCGCTCCTGGTCCCTCGCCGCCGCCCTCGCCCTGACCGCGGTCCTGTTGCCGGCCCATGGGGCCTCCGCCGCACCGGCCGCGCCCCCGTCCTGCCCCGACGGGTCGGTGTGCTTCTGGAGCAAGGAGGGCTTCCGCGGCGACTACTGGGAGTGGACCGCGCGCAGCGGTTACCGCGACATGCCGCCGCGCCTGCACGACCACGTCGGCTCGGTCGTGGCCAGTACCCGGGCCTGCTTCGTGAACTGGCAACCGGTCGAGAAGCGGGATGTCTTCAACGGCGACTGGCGCTCGCGCTACCTCGGCGACTTCGGCGGGCGGATCGACGGGGTGGGCCCGGGCGGCTGCTGA